The following is a genomic window from Leptolyngbya sp. 'hensonii'.
TAAAATTTGATCAGAGAACTTTGCAATCATAGAGGCCAGCAGGGGAGGCAGATCGATCGGCTGTAGATTAATCGGTAAATAGCCCGCCTCAGCTTTAGACAACTCCTGCATATCATCCACCAGACGTTTCAGGCGAGTCGTTTCCCTGGCCAGTCGCTGGTAAATATCTGAGGAGGGATCGATCGTGCCATCGGCCAGTCCCTCCAGGTACCCTTGCAAAACGGTTAGGGGCGTGCGCAGCTCATGGGTCAAGTCACCAATCAGTTCTCGCCGTCGCTGCTCAACCCCTTCCAGGTTGACCGCCATATGATTGAAGCTATTGGCGAGGCGGGCCAGTTCCGGAATCTCGCTCTCTGGCAATCGGGCCTGCAGATTGCCCGTAGAAAATTCCCTGGTAACCCGTTCCATCTGAAGCAGAGGGCGAACGATCCAGCGGGCCGTCAAATAGCTCAGACCGCTGGCCGTGCCACCACCAATCAGAACAGACCACCAGGCTCCCTGAGTCCAGGCATACTCAAAACCTTCAACTAGCTGATAGCGAACCACGCTGAGATTAATCCCTCGACCTTCCATCTGTCGCAGGTGCAGCAGAAACAGACGGGGAGAGTAAAGTTTGCCAACCATGACCAGGGTACTCAACCCCACAATCATGACAATCAGGTGGGAGAGCAGAAGTCGCGATCTCAGGCCAAGTTTGCTCACAGCACTACATTAATTAGCACTACACTAATAGGTCTTCAAATTTATAACCCACCCCAATCACAGTCTTAATAAAGGTTGGACTGGCCGGATCCGGTTCAATCTTCTTCCGTAATCGGGCAATATGGGTATCCACTACCCGCTCATCCCCAAAAAAGTCACTGCCCCAGAGCTTGTCAATCAATTGGGTGCGATTCCACACTCGGCCAGGATAACTCATGAATGTAGACAGGAGCTGAAACTCCAGAGTTGTCAGGTCCAGGGGCTCCAGTTGGCCAGCGGGCGAGATCCGGTTCGCAAGATGTTGATCCAGATCCACCAGGAAATGCTGCGTCCGTTGGGTCTGGCTCTGGCCACCACCTCGCAAGGTGCGCCGCAACAAGGCGCGTACCCGTGCCACCAACTCCTTGGGGCTGAAGGGCTTGACCATGTAGTCATCTGCCCCTGTAGACAGACCAATGATGCGATCGATCTCCTCCCCTTTAGCTGTAAGCATCAGGATATAGGGGTCTTTGGAACTGGGTTGTTGGCGAATGCGGGCGCAGACTTCCAGACCGTCTAGACCAGGAATCATCAGGTCCAGGATAATGAGATCAGGCTGCAATTCCTGCACCTTTTGCAATGCAGATAAACCATCTCGCCCGTGATGGCAGGTAAATCCTTCTTTCTCTAGATACAACCGGATGAGTTCAGCAATTTCAACCTCATCCTCGATGATCAGAATGTTCATCGGTAGTGCAGAAAACGGTTCTCCTACCAATTCTAGAGGCGAATGTTTCATGGATATAAGGTGGGTGTGTCAGTCACAAAAAGGTCCTACCGCGTCTGACTCAAACCCGGTAGGACCTGGATCCCAAAAAGCTACTTGAGTTAGTGATATCAAGTCTGTTCTACAAATCTGTGTTGTGAGTATGTCAGGGTTGTGACGTTGAACCCTGGGATGGGTTGGTCATCCTCAAAACCGACCAGTCTATCAGAAACACCCGGTTTCAAAATGAATATCGTTCCTGAATTGTATGCCCCTCTAATCTTCCCCACCATCGGTACGGGGCATCTGGCTCATTTGTCCCAGGTCCAACACTTCTGCCAGAGCCGCCTCTGTCATCAGCCCTTGCTCCAGCACGATCGCCCGCAGGGATTTGCCCGTCGCCAGAGATTCCTTGGCGATCGCTGCCGCATTCAAATACCCGATGTGGGGGTTGAGGGCTGTCACT
Proteins encoded in this region:
- a CDS encoding HAMP domain-containing sensor histidine kinase, translated to MSKLGLRSRLLLSHLIVMIVGLSTLVMVGKLYSPRLFLLHLRQMEGRGINLSVVRYQLVEGFEYAWTQGAWWSVLIGGGTASGLSYLTARWIVRPLLQMERVTREFSTGNLQARLPESEIPELARLANSFNHMAVNLEGVEQRRRELIGDLTHELRTPLTVLQGYLEGLADGTIDPSSDIYQRLARETTRLKRLVDDMQELSKAEAGYLPINLQPIDLPPLLASMIAKFSDQILDNGPELRLDCPSDLPQALADPERVEQILVNLIGNGLRYTAEGSVTVSAWSEPSWIWIAIADTGLGISPEELPHIFERFWRSDRSRSRDSGGTGIGLAITSRLVELQGGEIQVESKLNQGSTFRFSLPLA
- a CDS encoding response regulator transcription factor produces the protein MKHSPLELVGEPFSALPMNILIIEDEVEIAELIRLYLEKEGFTCHHGRDGLSALQKVQELQPDLIILDLMIPGLDGLEVCARIRQQPSSKDPYILMLTAKGEEIDRIIGLSTGADDYMVKPFSPKELVARVRALLRRTLRGGGQSQTQRTQHFLVDLDQHLANRISPAGQLEPLDLTTLEFQLLSTFMSYPGRVWNRTQLIDKLWGSDFFGDERVVDTHIARLRKKIEPDPASPTFIKTVIGVGYKFEDLLV